The Chloroflexus aggregans DSM 9485 genome segment ACGGCAGTGATGGCAACCGATCAGCAAGAAATTAGCTCGCAATTCATCGGCGATGCGGTGATGCGCCGATTACGCGATCTCGATGAAGTGGCTTATATCCGGTTTGCGTCGGTGTATCGCTCGTTCGCCGATATCGGTAAGCTCCGGGAAGCAGTTGACGAATTGTTAGAACGCGAAGGTACCCGGAACGGTCATTCATCGGCTGCCACCACCGATCAGGGCACCACCGATAACCACAGCCGTATGTAATCGTCAGATAAGGATTTGGGACTATGAACGTCGAAACGACACCACAACCGGTGTCAGAACCAACCGTAAAACCGTCGTTATGGCAACGGATCGTTCATTCGTTTCGGGCCATCGAGTGGCTTCAGGTGCTGCTGGTTGGCCTGATTACGGCCATTGCATGGTGTTCGCTCTTCTTGGCCAATAATTTCTTGCAGATTTTAGCCGGTGTCGTGCCGGTGTTGGCCGGGATCTATCTCGGTCGCAAGATTCGGAGTGAACCGTTAGCCAACGGTCTTGCCCTTGGCATAGTAACGTTTCTCTTCGGCTTGGCGATCATGGCCGGTTACGGGCTGGTCGGTGAGGCCGGTATCGCTCCGATGCCGATCATCCAACTCGACACCGCGCAGCCGCCGGCTCCCGCTACACTGATAGATTTACTTACCATCTATTTCATCTTCTCGGCATTTGCCCTTATTCCATTCCCGGCGTTTGGCACCGTGATGTCGGCACGGGCCGAAGAGCGGAATCGCCAGATGCAACGAGAAATCGCCGAACGCGGCGGACGCCTCGAACGCCCCGGTGTGGTCCGCACGCTCGAAGACCTGCAAGGACTGTCGCTGCCTCAGTTGGGGTCGTATGTGCTGAACCTCTTTCGCAAGAAGGGCTTTGAGTTTACGGATTATCGTTTTACCGATAAAGATAAACACCTCGATCTCTTCCTTTCTTACGAAGGCGTGCCGTATCTCCTCCGCCTCTCGGTGGCCGATAAGGTCCGACCCGGTACCCTCGAGAGTTTGTTGCAAGATATGAAACGGCTGGGTGTGCCAAAAGGTGTTGTTATTACGTCAACTGAATTTACGCCCGATACCGTCAAAGCGGCCGGTGGCCGCCGTAATGTGATC includes the following:
- a CDS encoding restriction endonuclease — protein: MNVETTPQPVSEPTVKPSLWQRIVHSFRAIEWLQVLLVGLITAIAWCSLFLANNFLQILAGVVPVLAGIYLGRKIRSEPLANGLALGIVTFLFGLAIMAGYGLVGEAGIAPMPIIQLDTAQPPAPATLIDLLTIYFIFSAFALIPFPAFGTVMSARAEERNRQMQREIAERGGRLERPGVVRTLEDLQGLSLPQLGSYVLNLFRKKGFEFTDYRFTDKDKHLDLFLSYEGVPYLLRLSVADKVRPGTLESLLQDMKRLGVPKGVVITSTEFTPDTVKAAGGRRNVILIDGKTLFAIAEG